From the genome of Halorussus caseinilyticus, one region includes:
- a CDS encoding GTP cyclohydrolase III: MTNAQVTLIQIDNYGPWTVTPEPRREVDLQTLQSRLYADLSQLVGNREGYVFFTRFDNMIAVTNGMDETDHALVQESVGNRYPVTVSFGVGVDPSPVEALSAATDHIQDAGSAQEADRTEILRGRTLDPDERADDDVQIAHFDVNDATGKYTDRMNAFDSFIHIEQGYAELMQYMRRAHDALSFFVGGDNIIAVCPDLDAAAYEDAIEHVRDTVEVELKVGVGQAANPQTAGMAAKHALEECRDDGDRVVID, from the coding sequence GTGACGAACGCGCAGGTCACCCTGATTCAGATTGACAACTACGGACCGTGGACCGTAACGCCCGAACCGCGTCGGGAAGTAGACCTCCAGACCCTCCAATCGCGGTTGTACGCCGACCTCTCGCAACTGGTCGGCAACCGCGAGGGGTACGTCTTCTTCACCCGGTTCGACAACATGATTGCGGTGACGAACGGGATGGACGAGACCGACCACGCCCTCGTTCAGGAGTCGGTCGGCAACCGCTATCCCGTCACCGTCAGTTTCGGCGTGGGCGTGGACCCGAGTCCCGTCGAAGCACTCTCGGCGGCGACCGACCACATCCAAGACGCCGGGAGCGCCCAAGAAGCCGACAGAACCGAGATTCTGCGGGGTAGGACGTTAGACCCCGACGAACGGGCGGACGACGACGTGCAAATCGCCCACTTCGACGTGAACGACGCCACCGGGAAGTACACCGACCGGATGAACGCCTTCGACTCGTTCATCCACATCGAACAGGGCTACGCCGAACTCATGCAGTACATGCGCCGCGCCCACGACGCCCTCTCGTTCTTCGTCGGCGGGGACAACATCATCGCGGTGTGTCCCGACTTGGACGCGGCGGCCTACGAGGACGCCATCGAACACGTTCGGGACACCGTGGAAGTCGAGTTGAAGGTCGGCGTCGGACAGGCCGCGAACCCCCAGACTGCGGGGATGGCGGCCAA